The Apibacter raozihei DNA segment GGGTCATAAGAACCTGAACATCCGCTCCCTTTTTTTTTAAAAGTCTTACAAGGAAAGAAGTTTTGTAAGCTGCTATTCCGGCAGTTACGAGCAATAATATCTTTTTTCCTTGTAAAACCGACATAATTTTATATGTACTTTTTACTGAGCTTCGGTTTTTCTGAAATAAACTTCATTATCCAGCCATTCCTGAATAGCAATAAGTGCCGGTTTAGGAAGTCTTTCATAATATTTGGATACTTCAATTTGTTCTCTGTTTTCGAATATTTCATCAAGAGAATCACTGTTTGAAGCAAATTCATCCAGCTTTTGATTCAAATCATTTTTAATAATGGTATTGATTTGTTCTGCCCTTTTTCCTATAATAACAATGGCTTCATAAATGTTTCCTACCTTACTTTCAATTTGTTCTCTGTTGAAAGTAATAGTTGTAGAGGGTGCATTTAATTCTTTTAGGTTCATATTTGGGATACTATTATGTTGTATTATTAACTTATTTTTTTTCTTTCTTTATTTAAATCCTTATTCTTTTCATCTAATTTATCATTTGCTTCATTCAAAAG contains these protein-coding regions:
- a CDS encoding DNA-directed RNA polymerase subunit omega, yielding MNLKELNAPSTTITFNREQIESKVGNIYEAIVIIGKRAEQINTIIKNDLNQKLDEFASNSDSLDEIFENREQIEVSKYYERLPKPALIAIQEWLDNEVYFRKTEAQ